A stretch of Bradyrhizobium diazoefficiens DNA encodes these proteins:
- a CDS encoding outer membrane protein: protein MRRLFLAAVMLGTVSAVHAADMPDLPVLRGSFTDGLSTARVNWEGYYVGGQVGHGSSDENFNGSTNNMVAALVANNVIQETGVGQWNLNLGKQSARSTSFGGFAGYNLQYDDVVIGLEGSYLHGTFGGAARASQGPLTFGPLSDAFYHTVGATSTSAISISDLATLRARAGYAYGNFLPYAFGGLALGNADISQSVVVTDRYAATFAGSQSSCSGATPPVCYSLSSTNAQHNHLVYGYSGGLGVDINLYGGLFVRAEYEYIRFTSAVDTSINTVRAGLGYKF from the coding sequence ATGCGTAGGCTTTTCTTGGCGGCGGTCATGTTGGGAACGGTGTCTGCCGTGCATGCGGCCGACATGCCGGATCTGCCCGTCTTGCGCGGCAGCTTCACCGACGGCCTGAGCACGGCCAGGGTCAACTGGGAGGGCTATTACGTCGGCGGCCAGGTTGGCCACGGCTCATCCGACGAGAATTTCAATGGTTCGACCAACAACATGGTCGCAGCATTGGTTGCCAATAACGTCATCCAGGAAACCGGGGTAGGGCAGTGGAATCTCAACCTTGGTAAGCAATCCGCCCGCTCGACCAGCTTCGGTGGATTTGCCGGATATAACTTGCAGTATGACGACGTTGTTATCGGCCTCGAGGGGTCGTATCTGCATGGAACGTTCGGCGGCGCGGCCAGAGCCAGCCAGGGACCGCTAACCTTCGGCCCGCTCAGCGACGCCTTCTACCATACGGTTGGTGCCACATCGACGTCTGCAATTTCCATTTCGGACCTGGCAACATTGCGAGCGCGGGCCGGTTACGCCTATGGAAACTTTCTGCCCTATGCCTTCGGCGGTCTCGCGCTTGGAAATGCCGACATCTCCCAGTCTGTCGTCGTCACGGACCGCTATGCCGCAACCTTTGCGGGCTCGCAATCGTCATGTTCGGGAGCGACCCCGCCGGTATGTTATTCGTTGAGTTCAACGAACGCCCAGCACAACCATCTCGTCTATGGCTACTCGGGCGGGCTCGGTGTGGACATCAATCTGTACGGCGGGTTGTTCGTGCGGGCGGAGTACGAATACATCCGCTTCACGTCCGCAGTCGACACCAGCATCAACACCGTTCGCGCCGGCCTCGGCTATAAGTTCTGA
- a CDS encoding outer membrane beta-barrel protein — protein MRSVKSLLAAGAASLISSMAFAADMPIAAPPPMYAPVAPPSDFGGWYLRGDVGMTNQSAKRIDSATAAAFPTTTNGLGFDSSPLFDLGVGYRFNNWFRADVIGQYRGKANLHGADNVIAPGFVGSDSYSGSKSEWVVMANAYVDLGTWWCITPFIGAGVGGSYNKLSGFRDDGIQIAGGVPSSSATYFADNGKWNFAWAAHAGLAYKVNPGFTVELAYSYMDLGDAAPGNFRAYDNSISGASTIKVKDITSHDIKLGVRWELNSPPAYMPPPLVTKG, from the coding sequence ATGCGTAGCGTGAAGTCTCTCCTTGCCGCAGGCGCGGCATCACTGATCTCGTCGATGGCGTTCGCCGCCGATATGCCGATCGCGGCACCGCCCCCCATGTACGCGCCGGTCGCCCCGCCGTCCGACTTCGGCGGCTGGTACCTGCGCGGCGACGTCGGCATGACCAACCAGAGCGCCAAGCGCATCGACAGCGCGACCGCGGCTGCGTTCCCGACCACGACGAACGGGCTCGGCTTTGACTCCTCGCCGCTGTTCGATCTCGGCGTCGGCTATCGCTTCAACAACTGGTTCCGTGCCGACGTGATCGGCCAGTACCGCGGCAAGGCCAATCTGCACGGTGCGGACAACGTGATCGCGCCCGGCTTCGTCGGCTCCGACAGTTATTCCGGCAGCAAGTCCGAGTGGGTCGTCATGGCCAACGCCTATGTCGATCTCGGCACCTGGTGGTGCATCACCCCGTTCATCGGCGCCGGTGTCGGCGGCTCCTACAACAAGCTCAGCGGCTTCCGTGACGACGGCATCCAGATCGCTGGCGGCGTGCCCTCCAGCAGTGCGACCTACTTTGCCGACAACGGCAAGTGGAATTTCGCCTGGGCCGCCCATGCTGGTCTCGCCTACAAGGTCAATCCCGGCTTCACCGTCGAACTGGCCTACAGCTACATGGATCTCGGCGACGCGGCTCCGGGCAACTTCCGCGCCTACGACAACAGCATCTCGGGTGCGTCCACGATCAAGGTCAAGGACATCACCTCACACGACATCAAGCTCGGCGTCCGCTGGGAGCTCAACAGCCCGCCGGCCTATATGCCGCCGCCGCTCGTCACCAAGGGCTGA